The Haemorhous mexicanus isolate bHaeMex1 chromosome 5, bHaeMex1.pri, whole genome shotgun sequence genome contains a region encoding:
- the SVOPL gene encoding putative transporter SVOPL — protein MATAPKESGNAIGLEEIHTESKEPPKGQKTFTVEEAVETIGFGRFHIMLFLIMGSTGVVEAMEIMLIAVVSPLIRCEWQLQDWQVALVTTMVFFGYMVFSIVLGLLADRYGRWKILLLSFLWAAYFSLLTSFAPSYIWFVFLRAMVGSGVSGHAQGLIIKTEFLPTKYRGYMLPLSQVFWLAGSLLIIGLASVVNPTIGWRWLIRIASIPGILLILVFKFIPESARYNVSTGNTGAALATMQRIARINRAAVPEGQLREPAKERRGRFKDLIHPKYLRTTLQIWIIWLGIAFAYYGVILASAELLERDLVCGSAAPELQDSRDDSEESHSPCHCHLFGPAAYQSMIISTAGEIALNPVNILSINLLGRRLSLCITMGCTALFFLLLNICTSSAGTVGFLFMLRALVSANFNTIYIYTAEVYPTTMRALGMGTSGALCRVGAMVAPFISQVLINASFLGALCLFSSVCIICAISAVTLPIETKGRALQQVK, from the exons atgGCCACTGCACCAAAAGAGTCAGGAAATGCTATTGGCTTGGAGGAAATCCACACAGAGAGCAAAGAACCACCAAAAG GACAAAAGACATTTACAGTGGAAGAAGCTGTGGAAACCATTGGGTTTGGGAGGTTCCATATCATGCTTTTCCTCATTATGGGCAGCACTGGG GTGGTTGAAGCCATGGAGATCATGCTGATAGCTGTTGTGTCCCCTCTCATCCGATGCGAGTGGCAGCTCCAAGACTGGCAGGTGGCTTTAGTGACAACA ATGGTGTTTTTTGGCTACATGGTGTTCAGCATAGTGCTTGGGCTCCTGGCTGACCGGTATGGCCGCTGGAAG atcctgctgctctcctttctctgggcagcctattTCTCCCTGCTGACCTCGTTTGCCCCATCCTACATCTGGTTTGTGTTCCTGCGGGCCATGGTGGGAAGTGGCGTGTCAGGCCACGCGCAAGG ACTTATCATAAAAACGGAATTTTTGCCCACCAAATATCGGGGATACATGTTGCCCTTATCTCAG GTGTTTTGGTTGGCAGGATCCTTGCTGATCATAGGCCTGGCATCAGTGGTGAACCCAACCATCGGCTGGCGGTGGTTGATCAGAATTGCCTCCATCCCTGGCATCCTTCTGATCCTGGTGTTCAAG TTCATCCCAGAGTCGGCACGGTACAACGTGTCCACGGGGAACACGGGGGCTGCGCTGGCCACGATGCAGAGGATAGCCAGGATCAACAGGGCAGCCGTGCcagaggggcagctgagggagccTGCCAAG GAAAGAAGGGGAAGATTCAAGGACCTCATCCACCCCAAATACCTCAGAACCACTTTGCAGATATGGATCATAtg GCTTGGCATAGCTTTTGCTTATTATGGCGTCATCTTGGCCAGTGCTGAGTTGCTGGAGCGGGACCTTGTgtgtggctctgcagccccagaaCTGCAGGACTCCAGGGATGACTCTGAGGAgagccacagcccctgccactgccacttgTTTGGGCCTGCTGCCTACCAGAGCATGATCATCAGCACAGCCGGGGAGATCGCAT tgaATCCTGTGAACATTCTCAGCATCAATCTCCTCGGAAGACGTCTAAGCCTGTGTATCACCATGGGATGTACAGCTctattctttcttctccttaATATCTGCACCTCAAG TGCAGGCACGGTTGGCTTTCTCTTCATGCTGCGTGCCTTGGTTTCAGCCAACTTCAACACCATCTACATTTACACAGCAGAG GTTTATCCCACCACAATGCGAgcgctggggatggggacaagtGGGGCATTGTGCCGTGTGGGAGCAATGGTGGCTCCATTTATATCACAA GTTCTTATTAACGCTTCTTTCTTGGGAGCCCTGTgtcttttctcctctgtgtgCATCATCTGTGCCATCTCTGCAGTCACACTGCCCATCGAGACCAAGGGCAGGGCCCTGCAG cAAGTAAAATGA